Within Fusobacterium gonidiaformans ATCC 25563, the genomic segment GTCACTCCGCTTCGAAGTCCTGTCCGAATATCCGTGTAAAGTCTATCTCCTACAATTACCATATCCTCTTTTTTTACACGGAATCTTTCCATGGCTTCTTCTACCATATAATGATTTGGCTTCCCTATAACCAAAGGCTCTCGATGGCAAGCTGTTTGAAACATAGAAATAAAAGATCCTACATCCGGTTTAAATCCTTCCTTTAAAGGACAAAGATAATCGGGATGACTTGCAATATATGGAAGTCCTTTCACTAAATAATCATAGGCAGTCCAAATTTTATCATAAGTCAAGGTCAGATCAAAAGTTAAAACAACACAATCTGCTTCCTTTCCTCTTTCCTTAATAATAGTGAACCCTTCTTCTTGAAATTCTTTTTCCACCTCCGGAGTTGC encodes:
- a CDS encoding HAD-IIA family hydrolase; translation: MNRLKNKTCFLFDLDGTIYLSEHLIPGATDLLAEIRRQGKHFAFMTNNSSSAKKQYLEKMKRLGIEVTAKEILTSTDATLRYLKMQNMKKIVLLATPEVEKEFQEEGFTIIKERGKEADCVVLTFDLTLTYDKIWTAYDYLVKGLPYIASHPDYLCPLKEGFKPDVGSFISMFQTACHREPLVIGKPNHYMVEEAMERFRVKKEDMVIVGDRLYTDIRTGLRSGVTAIAVLSGETTEDMLKNTEDVPDYVFPSVKEIFDIMKK